A part of Acinetobacter sp. C32I genomic DNA contains:
- a CDS encoding plasmid replication DNA-binding protein has translation MKKLSVSELAKLYGYSRQAIYAHINKGNLSKGSDGLIDFSEALRVFGEPQNKVSNVNLSQSTNSQNLTEIDLLKRQVDILEKQLNQALLRENQSLERESFYQEQIEAMQRLLEAPKPHITTSVDPESTQMTEENEEVTAMTQKEPESSENKRIPVPEHVEPEQPKRGWLSRFFLPNG, from the coding sequence ATGAAAAAATTATCAGTTTCAGAATTAGCTAAACTGTATGGATACTCAAGGCAAGCCATATATGCTCATATAAATAAAGGAAATTTGTCAAAAGGTTCTGATGGATTAATTGACTTTTCAGAAGCTTTAAGAGTATTTGGAGAACCTCAAAACAAAGTATCCAATGTCAACTTGAGTCAATCAACTAACAGTCAAAACTTGACTGAAATTGACTTGTTAAAACGACAAGTTGACATACTTGAAAAACAATTGAATCAAGCTTTACTTAGAGAAAACCAATCATTAGAACGTGAATCTTTCTATCAAGAACAAATTGAAGCTATGCAACGTCTTTTAGAGGCCCCAAAACCTCATATCACTACGTCTGTCGACCCAGAGTCTACTCAGATGACAGAGGAAAATGAAGAAGTCACAGCTATGACGCAAAAAGAACCAGAGTCTAGTGAAAATAAGCGAATTCCAGTGCCGGAGCATGTTGAACCAGAGCAGCCGAAAAGAGGGTGGTTAAGCCGGTTTTTCTTGCCTAACGGCTAA